One genomic region from Haloprofundus salinisoli encodes:
- a CDS encoding PUA domain-containing protein → MSDAADVADLRVVADYQFGAGAGAALFPDTGDFELRRTKSGRPRQVYDGDDRVVSYGVDGRFRLGIAGGRRLVETLDAPACRVVVGDESEPFVRDGKNVFAKFVQAVGGEIRQGDEVAVVHERGDVLAVGRAELSASAMLDFESGMAVKVRDGAGET, encoded by the coding sequence ATGAGCGATGCTGCGGACGTGGCGGATTTGCGCGTCGTCGCCGACTACCAGTTCGGCGCGGGTGCCGGCGCGGCGCTGTTTCCCGACACCGGCGACTTCGAACTCCGGCGGACGAAGAGCGGCCGTCCCCGACAGGTGTACGACGGCGACGACAGAGTCGTCTCCTACGGCGTCGACGGCCGGTTCCGCCTCGGTATCGCGGGCGGTCGTCGCCTCGTCGAGACGCTCGACGCGCCCGCCTGCCGGGTCGTCGTCGGCGACGAGAGCGAACCGTTCGTCCGCGACGGCAAGAACGTCTTCGCCAAGTTCGTCCAGGCGGTCGGCGGCGAGATTCGACAGGGCGACGAGGTGGCCGTCGTCCACGAGCGCGGAGACGTGCTGGCCGTCGGCCGCGCGGAACTGTCGGCGTCGGCGATGCTCGACTTCGAGTCGGGGATGGCCGTGAAGGTCCGAGACGGCGCGGGCGAGACGTGA
- the srp19 gene encoding signal recognition particle subunit SRP19 — translation MVENVIWPAYLDAEKTRSKGRRVPLKAAVENPTVDEIAKAVQQVGYDAVIERDKTYSREYETRGCVLVQGADDATKNDLVQAVAAYVGILRD, via the coding sequence ATGGTCGAAAACGTCATCTGGCCCGCCTATCTCGACGCCGAGAAGACCCGCTCGAAGGGGCGACGCGTCCCGCTGAAGGCCGCCGTCGAGAATCCGACTGTCGACGAGATCGCAAAAGCCGTCCAGCAGGTCGGCTACGACGCCGTCATCGAGCGCGACAAGACGTACTCCCGGGAGTACGAGACCCGCGGCTGCGTCCTCGTGCAGGGTGCCGACGACGCCACCAAGAACGACCTCGTGCAAGCCGTCGCCGCCTACGTCGGCATCCTCCGCGACTGA
- a CDS encoding NYN domain-containing protein, giving the protein MTEIHPNQRVAVLVDAQNLYHTAQSLYSRNIDYSSLLEKSVQDRELTRAISYVIRADAPDEERFFEALVDIGFETKIKDIKTFGDGSKKADWDVGMSLDAVTLASHVDTIVLCTGDGDFSRLCSHLRHEGVRAEVMAFKQSTAEELIEAADSFVDLSEREDTFLL; this is encoded by the coding sequence ATGACCGAGATTCACCCGAACCAGCGTGTCGCCGTCTTGGTCGACGCGCAGAACCTCTACCACACGGCACAGAGTCTCTACTCTCGAAACATCGACTACTCCTCCCTTCTCGAAAAGAGCGTGCAGGATCGAGAACTCACCCGCGCCATCTCCTACGTCATCCGCGCGGACGCCCCCGACGAGGAACGCTTCTTCGAGGCGCTCGTCGACATCGGCTTCGAGACGAAGATAAAGGACATCAAGACGTTCGGCGACGGGTCGAAGAAGGCCGACTGGGACGTCGGAATGAGCCTCGACGCCGTGACGCTGGCGAGCCACGTCGACACCATCGTCCTCTGCACCGGCGACGGCGACTTCTCTCGTCTCTGCTCGCACCTGCGCCACGAGGGCGTCCGCGCGGAAGTGATGGCGTTCAAACAGTCGACGGCCGAAGAGCTCATCGAGGCCGCAGACTCGTTCGTGGACCTCTCGGAGCGAGAGGACACGTTCCTACTCTAA
- a CDS encoding presenilin family intramembrane aspartyl protease PSH encodes MDPRMFRGTALAALIFLLVQLGALALVPTFEAAGYQAVENPSDPTNSFVYIGAILVATAAMLLAFRYDAAWTVRAVVLFSSGLLSWYVFSAIVPPVFVVETGWGYVELLSLALAAGVSLALYFYPEWYVVDTAGVVMGAGAAGLFGISFGVLPAIVLLAVLAVYDAISVYGTKHMLSLAEGVMDLRVPVVLVIPLSLSYSLLDDDFSGASDVHENEEDEGGDGERENGEEPTPVADGDGAESEESAPDDAGRDAFFIGLGDAVMPTVLVASAAFFSPAAALGVGAIPALNLPALSAMVGTFLGLGVLMWAVAKGRAHAGLPLLNGGAIGGYLLGSLLAGVSLVQALGIAPYL; translated from the coding sequence ATGGACCCTCGCATGTTCCGCGGCACCGCCCTGGCCGCGCTCATCTTCCTCCTCGTCCAACTCGGAGCGCTCGCGCTCGTCCCGACGTTCGAAGCGGCCGGCTATCAGGCCGTGGAGAACCCCTCCGACCCGACGAACAGTTTCGTCTACATCGGCGCGATTCTGGTCGCCACCGCCGCGATGCTTCTGGCCTTCCGCTACGACGCCGCGTGGACGGTTCGCGCCGTCGTGCTGTTCAGCAGCGGCCTGCTCTCGTGGTACGTGTTCAGCGCCATCGTCCCGCCCGTCTTCGTCGTCGAAACCGGTTGGGGCTACGTCGAACTCCTCTCGCTGGCGCTCGCCGCCGGCGTCTCGCTGGCGTTGTATTTCTATCCCGAGTGGTACGTTGTCGACACCGCGGGAGTGGTGATGGGCGCGGGTGCGGCCGGCCTGTTCGGCATCAGCTTCGGCGTCCTCCCGGCTATCGTCCTTCTCGCCGTGTTGGCCGTCTACGACGCCATCAGCGTCTACGGCACCAAACACATGCTCAGTCTCGCCGAGGGCGTGATGGATTTGCGAGTTCCGGTCGTGCTGGTGATTCCGCTCTCGCTTTCGTACTCGCTTCTCGACGACGACTTCTCGGGCGCGAGCGACGTTCACGAGAACGAGGAGGACGAGGGCGGCGACGGCGAGCGCGAGAACGGCGAGGAGCCGACGCCCGTCGCCGACGGCGATGGTGCGGAATCCGAGGAGAGCGCCCCCGACGACGCCGGACGCGACGCGTTCTTCATCGGTCTCGGCGACGCGGTGATGCCGACGGTGCTCGTCGCCAGCGCGGCCTTCTTCTCGCCCGCGGCGGCGCTCGGTGTCGGCGCGATCCCCGCGCTCAACCTCCCGGCGCTTTCGGCGATGGTCGGCACGTTCCTGGGTCTGGGCGTGCTGATGTGGGCCGTCGCGAAAGGTCGCGCCCACGCCGGGCTGCCGCTTCTTAACGGCGGGGCCATCGGGGGTTACCTCCTCGGGTCGCTGCTCGCGGGCGTCTCGCTGGTGCAGGCGCTCGGCATCGCGCCGTACCTCTGA
- a CDS encoding H/ACA ribonucleoprotein complex subunit GAR1: MRRVGTVSRTAQGLAIVRWEGDEDPRIGTSVVDESLSSAGRIVDVFGPVDAPYVAVTPKDRAKLPSMVGTKLYAR, from the coding sequence ATGCGGCGCGTCGGCACCGTCTCCCGGACGGCACAGGGACTCGCGATCGTCCGCTGGGAGGGCGACGAGGACCCGCGAATCGGCACCAGCGTCGTCGACGAGAGCCTCTCGTCGGCGGGCCGCATCGTCGACGTGTTCGGCCCCGTCGACGCCCCGTACGTCGCGGTGACGCCGAAGGACCGCGCGAAGCTCCCGTCGATGGTCGGCACGAAGCTCTACGCGCGATAG
- the dapB gene encoding 4-hydroxy-tetrahydrodipicolinate reductase: MSAGGDGGRDRPVRVAITGATGRMGGELRELAADRDDVDLVLAVARSGADADDAVEGAADLPPLLAERDPDALVDFTGPESSVEYVAACVEADVPVVVGTTGFSEEQESALEDASESVPLLKAANFSRGVAGLRRAVREAVSALPGYDIEVTETHHNGKRDAPSGTANTLLDDIEAERETTGRVHGREGDQPREAGEIGVHARRAGDVTGEHEVLLAGNHEVLSLTHRAGSRGVFAAGALDAAVWLAGREAGRYDFSDVIGGSQ, translated from the coding sequence ATGAGCGCGGGCGGCGACGGAGGACGAGACCGACCGGTCCGCGTCGCCATCACCGGCGCGACGGGTCGGATGGGCGGCGAACTGCGCGAGTTGGCCGCCGACCGCGACGACGTCGACCTCGTGCTCGCCGTCGCGCGCAGCGGCGCGGACGCGGACGACGCGGTCGAAGGCGCGGCCGACCTGCCGCCGCTGCTCGCAGAACGCGACCCGGACGCGCTCGTCGACTTCACCGGCCCCGAGTCGAGCGTCGAGTACGTCGCCGCCTGCGTCGAAGCCGACGTCCCCGTCGTCGTCGGCACGACCGGCTTCTCCGAGGAACAGGAGTCGGCGCTCGAGGACGCGAGCGAGTCGGTTCCGCTCCTGAAGGCGGCGAACTTCTCGCGCGGCGTCGCGGGACTTCGCCGCGCCGTCCGCGAGGCGGTCTCCGCGCTTCCGGGCTACGATATCGAGGTGACGGAGACCCACCACAACGGCAAGCGCGACGCCCCGAGCGGGACGGCCAACACCCTCCTCGACGACATCGAGGCCGAACGCGAGACGACGGGGCGCGTCCACGGCCGCGAGGGCGACCAACCGAGAGAAGCCGGCGAAATCGGCGTCCACGCGCGCCGCGCCGGCGACGTGACCGGCGAACACGAGGTACTGCTCGCCGGCAACCACGAGGTGCTTTCGCTCACTCACCGCGCCGGCTCTCGCGGCGTTTTCGCCGCGGGAGCGCTCGACGCGGCGGTGTGGCTCGCCGGCCGCGAGGCCGGTCGGTACGACTTTTCTGACGTAATCGGAGGTTCACAATGA
- the dapA gene encoding 4-hydroxy-tetrahydrodipicolinate synthase has protein sequence MTTDQFRGVYPAMTTPFTSEGRIDFEQLQTDARRLEAAGVAGLVPVGSTGESATLTHDEHVEVVEAVVDAVDVPVIAGSGSNSTREALELSRRSADAGADALLLISPYYNKPEPAGMLEHYRTIADEVDVPQIVYNVPSRTGRNMTVDTVAELARHENVAAYKAASGDLNQISELVERTRDEAFSVLSGDDGLTLPVLSVGGTGTISVVANVEPERTVELVSAALDDDYARAREIHHELGELTRQLFVETNPIPVKEAMEMRGYGPADLRAPLTRLSEEHRDRLRELLDGLQAREAEATSR, from the coding sequence ATGACAACCGACCAGTTCCGCGGGGTGTACCCGGCGATGACCACGCCGTTCACCTCGGAAGGACGCATCGACTTCGAACAACTGCAGACCGACGCCCGACGCCTCGAAGCCGCCGGGGTCGCGGGGCTCGTCCCCGTCGGCTCGACGGGCGAGAGCGCGACGCTCACCCACGACGAACACGTCGAAGTGGTCGAGGCCGTCGTCGACGCCGTCGACGTACCAGTTATCGCCGGCTCCGGCTCGAACTCGACGCGCGAGGCGCTCGAACTCTCGCGGCGCTCCGCGGACGCCGGCGCGGACGCGCTTCTTCTCATCTCGCCGTACTACAACAAGCCGGAACCCGCCGGGATGCTGGAGCACTACCGCACCATCGCCGACGAGGTGGACGTGCCGCAGATCGTCTACAACGTCCCCTCCCGAACCGGCCGAAACATGACCGTCGACACCGTCGCCGAACTCGCTCGCCACGAGAACGTCGCCGCCTACAAGGCCGCCAGCGGCGACCTGAATCAGATCTCCGAACTCGTCGAGCGCACCCGAGACGAGGCGTTCTCGGTGCTGTCGGGCGACGACGGACTCACCCTGCCCGTCCTCTCGGTCGGCGGCACCGGAACCATCAGCGTCGTCGCCAACGTCGAACCCGAGCGGACCGTCGAACTCGTCTCGGCGGCGCTCGACGACGACTACGCCCGCGCCCGCGAGATTCACCACGAACTTGGCGAACTCACCCGGCAGCTGTTCGTCGAGACGAACCCCATCCCGGTGAAGGAGGCGATGGAGATGCGCGGCTACGGTCCCGCCGACCTGCGCGCGCCGCTGACGCGGCTCTCCGAGGAGCACCGCGACCGCCTGCGAGAACTGCTCGACGGCCTCCAAGCGCGGGAAGCGGAGGCGACGAGCAGATGA